The genomic interval CCCGACGACTCGCAGCCCTGAGCGACGGCGTGTTCGCCATCGCCATCACGATACTCGTCCTGAGTATCGACCTCCCGTCCGGCTCGGACGCGGGCCCGGTGACGGTCGAGATGGTCGCCCGCGAGTGGCGCGACGCGGTCAGCTACGTCCTCAGTTTCCTCGTCGTCGGTAACTTCTGGACCGAACACCGGCACGTCTTCGACCACGCTACGCACCACACGCGCGACGTCGAGTGGCTCAACATCCTGTTCCTCATGGCGATCGCCTTCCTCCCGTTTCCGACGTCGCTGCTGGGCGACTACGGCGGGCTGGTGCCGGTCGTGTTCTACGCTGCGGTGATGACGACGACGGGACTCCTCCTCTACGCGCTCTGGTGGGTCGTCGCCCGCAACGAGGCGTTCTTCGAGGAGGAGCTGGCCCCCGAACGCGTCCGCTACGACAGGCTCCGCTTCCTCCTCTACCCGTCCGTGTTCGGCGTCTCCATCCCGGTGGCGCTGTTCGTCTCGCTGGACCTCGTCTACGTCTGCTGGGGGTCGCTGTTCGTGTTGACGCCGCTGTTACAGCGCCGACTGCTCGCAGACGGCGGTGAGACGCTCCCGGGCGGGCGATAACTGGGGTGTACGCTCTCGGCGGAACGCTCGAACCCTCGATAGTTAGGCTCGGGGTCTATTGACGTGCCCGTCGTCGACCAATCCGGCACGCAGGCGGTGATGGTCGGCCTTCCCGTTCATCACGACTGCCTGTAGCCGCTTCCGGCAGGGGGATACAGCGGCGCGCTGACGGTACCGATGGACGGGGCTTCACGTCGGTATTCGGTGTCCATCGACCCGTTTCACCTCGCCGCGTCCCCCTGTCTTCGACATCGCCCACGAGCGGCGCGTGGGATTCAGTCCCGGCAGGTCCAGTGCCGGCAGGTCCGGCCTCGACGGGTCGGGGTGTGACGGGGAGCAGCGTGACGAACCACACGATGACGAACGGTATCGCGACGAAAAGGGCGAGTGGACCTCTGTCGGTGGTCGAGGGGCTTCGCGAGAGGCCATCACCCGGTCCAGACGTTCGAGTGAACGCAAAAATACCTGATGGCCGTGGCGTCCGTGGTACGCGTGACCGCACGCGGCGCGTCCCGGTGCCGGTCCGCTCACCGCGCCGTGTCGTACTCCCGTGGCTACACGTGTAGTGACAAGGACTGTATCGTCAGTGGCACAGTATCGAACTGCGGGCTTCGTGAAGGGCTCGCAGAGCGTGTGGCACTACGGACCCCGCTGACACTCTTACAGCGGGCCTCTCTTTCGTGTGGTCTCTCACGGTGAGTCGCTACGAGCAGGTTCCCGTTACCGAACGTTACCCTCGCTCGCTACGGGACGCGGCGGTCGTCGCGTTCCTGGCTCCCAACGCCCTGGCGCGGCGGTCCGTCGTAGAGGCAGGAGAAGTGTTCGTCGCAGAGCCGGAGCGTCGCCTCGTCGACCCGGTAGTCGACCTTGCAGACCCGTCTGCCGTCGACATCCTCGCAGTACGGTTTCCACTCCGGGAGTGCGTAGAACCCGTCGCGGTCGCAGAACGCACAGCCAACCGTCGTCTCCCAGTTTCCGCGGCCGAGGCTGCGGCCGAACTCCCGCTCCTCACAGCGGAAACACAGCCCACCGAGTTCCCTGCCCAGCGCCGTGTCGACGACG from Halomarina salina carries:
- a CDS encoding TMEM175 family protein, whose protein sequence is MATDDYRPDTRRLAALSDGVFAIAITILVLSIDLPSGSDAGPVTVEMVAREWRDAVSYVLSFLVVGNFWTEHRHVFDHATHHTRDVEWLNILFLMAIAFLPFPTSLLGDYGGLVPVVFYAAVMTTTGLLLYALWWVVARNEAFFEEELAPERVRYDRLRFLLYPSVFGVSIPVALFVSLDLVYVCWGSLFVLTPLLQRRLLADGGETLPGGR